A genomic region of Anaerolineales bacterium contains the following coding sequences:
- a CDS encoding amidohydrolase family protein codes for MATSILISNAQLRNKPAGETVSILIQDGRIAAIDKVITGSADTQLDAGGNLVTESFVNAHLHLDKVYTLDRMDELALQSYQGAGMGKAMNAIELASRVKAEYDESWILPNVRKALRLATKNGNTHIRAFADVDSKAKLIGVQALLKARDEFKGIVDVQVVAFPQDGVAREPGTEELIREAMKLGADVVGGIPWIEFTDADAQQHVDAMFAIAKEFDKPVSMLVDDAGDAGLRTLEMMALAAIKQGWQGRALAHHARAMALYPVPYLQKVIALLKQARMYVVSDPQTGPLHARVRELLEENAYVCIGQDDISDAYYPYGHNNMLEVAFLASHLLWMTSRAEMETLYSLVTTEAAKAIGLQDFELKVGAPAHLVVLDTPTVREALRYHRAPVHVISHGVLLHE; via the coding sequence ATGGCCACTTCGATCCTGATCTCCAACGCGCAGCTGCGCAACAAGCCCGCCGGTGAAACCGTATCCATCTTGATCCAAGACGGGCGCATAGCGGCCATTGATAAGGTCATCACGGGCAGCGCCGATACTCAGCTGGATGCTGGCGGCAACCTGGTTACCGAATCGTTTGTGAATGCCCATCTGCATCTCGACAAGGTATACACGCTGGACCGCATGGATGAACTGGCACTGCAGAGCTACCAGGGCGCCGGCATGGGCAAGGCGATGAACGCCATCGAGCTGGCCAGCCGCGTCAAAGCCGAGTACGACGAGAGTTGGATTCTTCCCAATGTCCGCAAAGCGCTGAGATTGGCCACCAAGAACGGCAACACGCACATCCGTGCCTTTGCGGATGTGGACAGCAAAGCCAAGCTGATTGGCGTGCAGGCGCTGCTCAAAGCGCGCGACGAATTCAAGGGCATCGTAGACGTGCAAGTCGTTGCCTTCCCGCAGGATGGTGTGGCGCGCGAGCCAGGCACCGAGGAGCTCATTCGCGAAGCCATGAAACTGGGCGCAGACGTCGTGGGCGGTATCCCGTGGATTGAATTCACGGATGCAGATGCGCAACAGCACGTGGATGCCATGTTCGCCATCGCCAAGGAGTTTGACAAACCTGTCTCCATGCTGGTGGATGATGCCGGCGATGCTGGCTTGCGCACGCTGGAGATGATGGCGCTGGCCGCCATCAAGCAGGGCTGGCAGGGCCGCGCCCTGGCCCACCACGCACGTGCCATGGCGTTGTACCCTGTGCCCTATTTGCAAAAAGTGATTGCCTTGCTCAAGCAGGCGCGCATGTATGTAGTCAGCGACCCGCAAACCGGCCCGCTGCACGCCCGGGTGCGTGAGCTGCTGGAAGAGAATGCCTACGTGTGCATCGGGCAGGATGATATTTCCGATGCGTACTATCCCTACGGACACAACAACATGCTCGAGGTGGCCTTCCTGGCTTCGCACCTGCTGTGGATGACCTCACGCGCTGAGATGGAAACGCTGTACAGCCTGGTGACCACTGAGGCTGCCAAAGCCATCGGCCTGCAGGATTTTGAACTCAAGGTCGGCGCGCCTGCACATCTGGTAGTGCTGGACACTCCCACTGTGCGCGAGGCGCTGCGCTACCACCGCGCCCCAGTACATGTGATTAGCCACGGGGTGCTGCTTCACGAATGA
- a CDS encoding DUF2877 domain-containing protein, whose translation MNADRRLRARSIAPAAQHWLHSTQEARVLYAFEAVVNLVNQDAQVLSLVDARIGDGPFSIVLEDFPQGTQAESRLLVFENGLWLDDWLIDADSAPQWHPVPAWAALHTMPDTVAHAAGELSLLLQQYAPEDSLARIVLLDAGTSTLPVRIQQLAEQNIPQLLEGIRSQDANRIQAAARKLAGVGPGLTPAGDDLLLGSMYGLWATQPASAASELAEGMADVAIERTHALSAAWLAAGARGEAAQPWHQLIAAIASSDGAALQAAALRILPTGHTSGADALAGFMAVLQQGGTA comes from the coding sequence ATGAACGCTGACCGTAGACTGCGGGCGCGTTCGATTGCGCCCGCAGCCCAGCACTGGCTGCACAGCACGCAGGAGGCACGCGTGCTGTATGCCTTTGAGGCCGTGGTGAACTTGGTCAATCAAGACGCGCAGGTGCTCTCCCTGGTGGATGCGCGCATTGGCGATGGCCCATTTTCCATCGTGCTCGAAGACTTTCCACAAGGGACTCAGGCCGAATCGCGCCTGCTGGTGTTTGAAAACGGCTTGTGGCTGGACGATTGGCTGATTGATGCTGACTCGGCCCCACAATGGCACCCTGTGCCTGCGTGGGCGGCGCTACACACGATGCCAGACACCGTGGCGCATGCAGCGGGCGAGCTCAGCCTGTTGTTGCAGCAGTATGCGCCTGAAGATAGCCTGGCTCGCATCGTATTATTGGATGCAGGCACCTCTACTTTGCCTGTGCGCATTCAACAGCTTGCCGAGCAGAACATTCCCCAGTTGCTTGAAGGTATCCGCAGCCAAGATGCCAACAGGATACAGGCTGCGGCACGCAAGCTGGCCGGCGTTGGCCCCGGGCTGACCCCCGCCGGTGATGACCTGCTGCTGGGCTCCATGTACGGGCTGTGGGCCACTCAGCCGGCCTCGGCGGCCAGCGAACTGGCCGAGGGCATGGCAGACGTGGCGATTGAACGCACGCATGCCCTGTCAGCGGCCTGGCTGGCTGCGGGAGCACGTGGCGAAGCGGCCCAGCCTTGGCACCAGCTGATAGCCGCCATCGCCAGCAGCGATGGCGCAGCCCTGCAAGCTGCTGCGCTGCGCATCCTGCCCACCGGGCACACCTCCGGCGCTGATGCGCTGGCAGGCTTCATGGCTGTGCTGCAGCAGGGTGGCACAGCATGA
- a CDS encoding NmrA family NAD(P)-binding protein, producing the protein MILVTGANSKTGRAVLAALQTKGAATRALVRREVDMPADEVVQADMADPAAMQAALAGVDALYFIAPNMYPDEVALTAAWIAAAKAAGLRRFVYHSVLYPQIAAMPHHWQKLRVEEALIQSGLDFTILQPASYMQNVLPYLPAMRTQGEYRVPYSVDAQFTPVDLNDVASVAARVLLEAGHHGAIYPLAGPQVLSSADMAAQTALHIGRPVAAAQQALANWQASNAQLPSYARDTLSAMFAYYDAHGFAASSFTLQSLLGRAPSSFTEFLQRELVKNPQMNTDY; encoded by the coding sequence ATGATCTTGGTGACCGGAGCCAACAGCAAGACCGGCCGTGCCGTCCTGGCCGCCTTGCAGACCAAAGGCGCAGCCACGCGGGCGCTCGTACGCCGCGAGGTGGACATGCCTGCAGACGAAGTAGTGCAGGCGGACATGGCCGACCCTGCCGCTATGCAAGCTGCCCTGGCTGGTGTAGACGCGCTGTACTTCATTGCACCCAACATGTACCCGGATGAAGTCGCGCTCACTGCCGCATGGATTGCGGCGGCCAAAGCCGCAGGCCTGCGCCGCTTTGTATATCACTCCGTGCTGTATCCGCAGATAGCCGCCATGCCGCATCACTGGCAAAAGTTGCGCGTGGAAGAAGCGCTGATTCAATCAGGCTTGGATTTCACCATCCTGCAGCCCGCCAGTTACATGCAGAACGTACTGCCCTATTTGCCCGCCATGCGCACGCAGGGCGAGTACCGCGTGCCTTACTCTGTGGATGCACAGTTCACTCCCGTTGATTTGAACGACGTAGCCAGCGTGGCTGCCCGCGTGCTGCTAGAAGCCGGCCACCACGGCGCCATCTACCCGCTTGCCGGGCCACAGGTACTGAGCTCAGCCGATATGGCCGCACAGACCGCGCTCCACATCGGCCGCCCGGTAGCCGCGGCGCAGCAAGCGCTGGCTAACTGGCAGGCCAGCAACGCGCAGCTGCCCAGCTATGCGCGTGACACGCTGAGTGCAATGTTCGCCTATTACGATGCACACGGCTTCGCCGCCAGCAGCTTCACGCTGCAAAGCTTGCTAGGGCGTGCACCGAGTAGCTTTACGGAATTTCTTCAGCGCGAGCTGGTTAAGAATCCACAGATGAACACAGATTATTGA
- a CDS encoding xanthine permease, with the protein MAANQRMGYLPNETPPVGQLILLGFQHVLTMFPATVLVAALCGFHVNTVLFASGVSTIVALILSKMGIGKFIPLFYGSSFSYIAAYVAVVSAMTGAAPEFGVAAPDAVIGTMQAGIIVTGLLNIVIGFIIRALGKSALDKVLPPVVTGSVAAIIGFGLAFAALDMASANWGVSIATLVLTILFSVYLQNRGFLGMLPVLLGAVAGMLISGLIAPGSVNFGGVAAAPLFDMPHLTAPIFSGAFVATAVFSIAIMAIATIPESTAHLYQISLYVDRFAAERKAKPYELDKNIGFNLVLDGVGDAINGLFGATAGTNYGENNSLMAITRNYSGPALIAAGVLSILLAFVGKLAALVSAVPLAVSGGLAIYLFGVIGMQGIALMQEHKVSMFDPRNLAVGATIMVVGIGGNIGYAGGFLPIPFLQGIFPSGLPAIATAAVLGILLNAVFLIFAPEGESKVAASKATAVKKAAGKKTAAKKTAAKKTARR; encoded by the coding sequence ATGGCTGCTAATCAACGTATGGGCTACCTGCCCAATGAAACCCCACCTGTGGGGCAACTTATTCTTTTAGGTTTCCAGCACGTCCTCACCATGTTTCCGGCCACCGTTTTGGTGGCTGCTTTGTGTGGCTTCCACGTCAACACCGTCTTGTTCGCTTCCGGCGTTTCCACCATCGTGGCGCTGATCCTGTCGAAGATGGGCATCGGCAAGTTCATTCCGCTGTTCTATGGCTCCAGCTTCAGCTACATCGCCGCCTACGTGGCTGTGGTGAGCGCGATGACCGGCGCGGCGCCGGAGTTCGGCGTTGCTGCGCCCGATGCAGTGATCGGCACGATGCAGGCCGGCATCATTGTTACCGGTTTGCTCAACATCGTCATCGGTTTCATCATCCGCGCCCTCGGCAAGAGTGCGCTGGATAAGGTGTTGCCTCCGGTGGTGACGGGCTCTGTGGCCGCCATCATCGGTTTCGGTCTCGCCTTCGCTGCGCTGGATATGGCTTCTGCTAACTGGGGCGTCTCCATCGCGACACTGGTGCTTACCATCCTGTTCTCGGTCTATCTGCAGAACCGGGGCTTCCTGGGCATGCTGCCCGTGTTGCTCGGTGCAGTTGCCGGTATGCTGATCTCTGGCTTGATTGCGCCCGGCTCAGTGAACTTCGGTGGCGTGGCGGCAGCTCCGCTGTTTGATATGCCGCACCTGACCGCTCCCATTTTCAGTGGCGCGTTCGTGGCTACAGCGGTGTTTAGCATTGCTATCATGGCGATCGCTACCATTCCTGAATCCACGGCTCACCTGTATCAGATCAGCCTATATGTGGACCGCTTCGCGGCGGAGCGCAAGGCCAAGCCCTACGAGTTGGACAAGAACATTGGCTTCAACCTGGTGTTGGACGGTGTGGGCGATGCCATCAACGGTTTGTTTGGCGCTACCGCGGGTACCAACTATGGCGAGAACAACTCGCTGATGGCGATTACGCGCAACTACTCCGGCCCGGCCTTGATCGCCGCGGGTGTGCTGTCGATCCTGCTGGCCTTCGTCGGCAAGCTGGCTGCGCTGGTGAGCGCGGTGCCCCTGGCGGTGAGTGGTGGCCTGGCCATCTACCTGTTCGGTGTGATTGGTATGCAAGGCATCGCCCTGATGCAGGAGCACAAGGTCAGCATGTTTGACCCGCGCAACCTGGCCGTAGGCGCCACCATCATGGTGGTGGGTATCGGCGGCAACATCGGCTATGCGGGTGGTTTCCTGCCCATTCCGTTCCTGCAGGGAATCTTCCCCAGCGGCCTGCCCGCCATCGCCACTGCGGCGGTGCTCGGCATCCTGTTGAATGCAGTGTTCCTCATCTTCGCTCCTGAGGGGGAGAGCAAGGTCGCGGCTAGCAAGGCTACCGCAGTCAAGAAAGCGGCTGGTAAGAAGACGGCTGCCAAGAAGACGGCGGCGAAGAAAACGGCTCGCCGCTAA
- a CDS encoding CoA transferase, which produces MTSPTPGLLQGIRILDLTRVLAGPYCTMLLGDMGADVIKVEAPDKGDDTRQWGPPFTASGMSAYFISANRNKRSLTLNLKHAEGLAILRQLIATCDVLVENFKPGTLERLGLSYAALQALRPDIIYCTISGYGYTGPDSTQPGYDFMAQARGGLMSITGPADGEPVRVGLAIADLLSGIYACNAITAALFARERQKTGQRIDIALFDAQVGTLSYVASNYLISGQPPKRYGNGHPNIVPYQSFKASDGYFAFASGNDGQWQKFCAAARRPELATDPRFASNPQRVEHRQALIALLEELFATRPVAAWLALCAEAGIPAGPINTIDQVFQDPQVLAREMVWHTALTSGEPIDLLASPLKVPTSPMQLRYPPPALGEHTTTILHDELGLAEEAITALKDSGAI; this is translated from the coding sequence ATGACCTCACCTACACCCGGCCTGCTACAAGGCATCCGCATCCTCGATCTCACCCGTGTGCTGGCTGGCCCCTACTGCACCATGCTGCTCGGTGACATGGGGGCGGATGTCATCAAAGTAGAGGCGCCCGATAAAGGCGACGATACCCGCCAATGGGGCCCGCCCTTCACCGCCAGCGGCATGTCGGCCTATTTCATCTCCGCCAATCGCAACAAGCGCAGCCTGACCCTGAACCTGAAGCATGCCGAAGGCCTGGCCATCCTGCGCCAGCTCATCGCCACCTGCGACGTGCTCGTGGAGAATTTCAAGCCCGGCACCCTGGAACGCCTGGGGCTCAGCTACGCCGCCCTGCAGGCCCTACGCCCCGACATCATCTACTGCACGATCAGCGGCTACGGCTACACCGGGCCGGATAGCACCCAGCCCGGCTACGACTTCATGGCCCAGGCCCGCGGCGGCCTGATGAGCATCACCGGCCCGGCCGATGGCGAGCCGGTGCGCGTGGGCTTGGCCATCGCCGATCTGCTCTCTGGCATTTATGCGTGCAATGCGATTACCGCCGCGCTTTTCGCACGCGAACGCCAAAAAACCGGGCAGCGCATCGATATTGCGCTGTTCGATGCCCAAGTGGGCACGCTTTCCTACGTAGCCAGCAACTATCTCATCTCCGGCCAGCCGCCCAAACGCTACGGCAACGGCCATCCCAACATCGTGCCCTACCAATCGTTCAAAGCCAGCGATGGCTACTTTGCCTTTGCCAGCGGCAATGACGGCCAGTGGCAAAAATTCTGCGCTGCCGCCCGCCGCCCAGAATTGGCCACAGACCCGCGCTTTGCCAGCAACCCCCAGCGCGTTGAGCACCGCCAGGCGCTGATTGCCCTCTTGGAAGAGCTGTTCGCTACCCGCCCCGTGGCCGCGTGGCTGGCGCTGTGCGCCGAAGCGGGCATCCCCGCTGGGCCAATCAACACGATCGACCAGGTCTTTCAGGATCCACAGGTGCTCGCCCGCGAGATGGTCTGGCACACTGCGCTTACCAGCGGCGAGCCTATCGATCTGCTGGCCTCACCGCTGAAAGTGCCCACCAGCCCGATGCAGCTGCGCTATCCTCCGCCCGCGCTCGGCGAACACACCACCACCATCCTGCACGATGAGCTTGGCCTGGCGGAAGAAGCCATCACTGCGCTTAAAGACAGCGGTGCCATCTAA
- the dinB gene encoding DNA polymerase IV — translation MHAETLPPQRTIIHLDLDAFFCAVEELRDPTLRGKPFAVGGSPEGRGVVASCSYAARKFGIHSAMPMARALRLCPQLIVVRHHFRDYSDLSGKVMDVLGSYSDSVQPISIDEAFIDISHLPQPGIVYARQLQAQIRDHLHLPSSLGVASNKLVAKVATNVGKASMKTGNYPFAIQVVPPGEEAAFLAPLPSDALWGIGPKTAERLARLGMHTVGDIARYPLHEMLRLFGQTGSSLHFRAQGIDDSPVHVSHETKSISHEETFARDTNLESELLAVLHEHSLSISKQLRKQNLQCNTVAIKIRWPDFTKISRQLTLPEPTDDASLIEQAARKLWLAHWKPGRKVRLLGVRASNLAPPSFQPKLWDWDPKEHEKQERLDAALKSVQARFGATSLTRASGLAPRKGKPQP, via the coding sequence ATGCACGCTGAGACGCTCCCCCCGCAACGCACCATCATCCACCTTGACCTGGATGCGTTCTTCTGCGCCGTGGAAGAGCTGCGCGACCCCACGCTGCGTGGCAAGCCCTTCGCCGTGGGCGGCAGCCCCGAGGGGCGCGGCGTTGTAGCCTCATGCTCCTATGCGGCACGCAAGTTCGGCATTCACTCCGCCATGCCGATGGCCCGCGCCCTGCGCCTGTGCCCCCAACTGATCGTGGTGCGCCACCACTTCCGTGATTACAGCGATCTCTCCGGCAAAGTGATGGATGTCCTCGGCAGCTATTCGGATAGCGTACAGCCTATCTCCATCGATGAAGCCTTCATTGATATCAGCCACCTGCCGCAGCCTGGCATCGTCTACGCCCGCCAATTGCAGGCCCAAATTCGCGATCATTTGCACCTACCCTCCTCGCTGGGTGTGGCCAGCAACAAACTGGTGGCCAAGGTAGCCACTAACGTTGGCAAGGCCAGCATGAAAACTGGCAACTATCCCTTTGCCATCCAGGTGGTGCCGCCCGGCGAGGAAGCCGCCTTCCTGGCGCCGCTGCCCAGCGACGCGCTGTGGGGCATCGGCCCCAAAACCGCCGAGCGCCTGGCACGTCTCGGCATGCACACGGTTGGCGATATCGCCCGCTATCCGCTGCATGAGATGCTGCGCCTGTTCGGCCAAACCGGCTCCTCTTTGCATTTCCGCGCCCAAGGCATTGACGATAGCCCGGTGCACGTCAGCCACGAAACCAAATCGATCAGCCACGAAGAAACTTTCGCCCGTGATACCAATCTTGAAAGCGAACTGCTGGCGGTGCTGCACGAACACAGTCTCTCGATCAGCAAGCAGTTGCGCAAACAAAATCTACAATGCAACACCGTGGCGATCAAGATCCGTTGGCCAGATTTCACAAAGATCAGCCGCCAACTGACCCTGCCCGAGCCTACCGACGATGCCAGCCTGATCGAGCAGGCTGCCCGTAAACTGTGGCTGGCCCACTGGAAGCCCGGCCGCAAAGTGCGCCTGCTGGGTGTGCGCGCCAGCAACCTGGCGCCGCCCAGCTTCCAGCCCAAGCTCTGGGATTGGGACCCGAAGGAGCATGAGAAGCAGGAACGCCTGGATGCCGCACTCAAAAGCGTGCAGGCGCGCTTTGGCGCCACCAGCCTCACCCGCGCCAGCGGCTTGGCGCCGCGCAAAGGTAAGCCGCAGCCATGA
- the hisS gene encoding histidine--tRNA ligase has translation MPNIIQAVRGTQDYYPEEMAVRSWLYAKMRQVSESFGYQEYDGPFLERFELYAAKSGAELVEKQSYVFEDRGGERITLRPELTPTLARMVASRQRQLTYPLRWWSFGPFWRYEKPQKGRTREFFQWNIDMVGEDSPEADAELATIAASFLKTIGLGSGEAQILVNNRQLMQAELETLGIAGALRSEVFGLIDRRDKLSAEAWQTRGKELGLDAAQLLGVEKLLANAALWQKSESLQRFFRAVEAQGVAEYVRYAPHIIRGLDYYTGTVLEAWDTAGEFRAIFGGGRYNDLVNAVGGEPLPAVGFAVGNVVISLLLQALGHAPDLSGRAPIYVTVFDEAGLAEALALGAELRQAGLRVTSHLQADKLQKQFKQADRSGAKLVLVQGPDEQAQGVVSVKDLRNGEQHSVPRVGLVEMLRGALK, from the coding sequence ATGCCTAACATTATTCAAGCCGTACGCGGTACGCAAGACTATTATCCCGAAGAGATGGCGGTGCGCTCCTGGCTGTATGCCAAGATGCGCCAGGTGTCGGAATCGTTCGGCTATCAAGAATACGATGGCCCGTTTTTGGAGCGCTTTGAGCTGTATGCGGCTAAATCCGGCGCCGAGTTGGTGGAGAAGCAGTCCTACGTGTTTGAGGACCGCGGCGGCGAGCGCATCACCTTGCGCCCGGAGCTGACCCCTACGCTGGCGCGCATGGTGGCCAGCCGCCAACGCCAACTGACCTATCCGCTGCGCTGGTGGTCGTTTGGCCCGTTTTGGCGTTACGAGAAACCGCAGAAGGGGCGCACGCGCGAATTCTTCCAGTGGAACATTGACATGGTGGGCGAGGATTCGCCTGAAGCTGACGCTGAGCTGGCTACCATCGCTGCCAGCTTCCTCAAGACGATCGGCCTGGGCAGCGGAGAAGCGCAGATTCTGGTCAACAATCGCCAGTTGATGCAAGCGGAGTTGGAAACGCTGGGGATCGCCGGTGCGTTGCGCAGCGAAGTGTTTGGACTGATCGACCGCCGCGACAAGCTGAGTGCGGAAGCCTGGCAAACACGCGGCAAAGAGCTGGGCCTGGATGCGGCGCAATTGCTGGGGGTTGAGAAGCTGTTGGCCAATGCTGCGCTGTGGCAAAAATCTGAATCGTTGCAGCGCTTCTTCCGTGCGGTTGAGGCGCAGGGCGTAGCGGAGTACGTGCGCTATGCCCCGCACATCATCCGCGGGCTGGATTATTACACTGGCACGGTGCTGGAAGCCTGGGACACCGCCGGGGAGTTCCGCGCCATCTTTGGCGGCGGGCGCTACAACGACTTGGTCAACGCGGTGGGCGGCGAGCCGCTGCCGGCAGTGGGCTTCGCCGTGGGCAACGTGGTGATCAGCCTGCTGTTGCAGGCGCTGGGCCACGCGCCAGATCTGAGCGGGCGGGCGCCGATCTACGTGACCGTGTTTGACGAAGCGGGGCTGGCGGAGGCCCTGGCGCTGGGCGCCGAGCTGCGCCAGGCCGGGCTGCGCGTCACCAGCCATTTGCAAGCCGATAAGTTGCAGAAGCAATTCAAGCAAGCCGACCGCAGCGGCGCCAAGCTGGTGCTGGTGCAAGGGCCGGATGAACAGGCGCAAGGCGTGGTGAGCGTTAAGGATCTGCGTAACGGCGAGCAACACAGCGTGCCGCGTGTGGGGCTGGTGGAGATGTTGCGCGGTGCGCTGAAGTAG
- the xth gene encoding exodeoxyribonuclease III encodes MKLISWNVNGLRAHLKKDSWAWIHKQKPDVICLQEIKSKPEQLSDAQMETFKGYTVAWNPAERPGYSGVATMVSKHSKEDIIGFGVPKFDVEGRVIQTRFDDFTLLNVYFPSGTTGMQRVTFKLEFYEALLKHIKKLHKAGENLILTGDFNTAYAEIDLARPKDNQKTSGFMPEERAMLGSYFEAGLVDSFRHLYPDKQQFSWWTARFPSARLNNIGWRLDYFLVSQPLLKRVKDVTIFSEVTGSDHCPVMLELK; translated from the coding sequence ATGAAACTGATCAGCTGGAACGTCAATGGCCTGCGCGCCCACCTCAAAAAAGATAGCTGGGCCTGGATCCATAAGCAAAAGCCAGATGTGATCTGCCTGCAAGAGATCAAGAGCAAGCCCGAGCAGCTCAGCGACGCGCAGATGGAAACGTTCAAAGGCTACACCGTCGCCTGGAACCCCGCGGAGCGCCCCGGCTACAGTGGCGTAGCCACCATGGTATCGAAGCACAGCAAAGAAGACATCATCGGCTTCGGCGTACCGAAGTTCGATGTTGAAGGCCGCGTGATCCAGACCCGCTTCGATGATTTCACCCTGCTCAACGTCTACTTCCCCAGTGGCACCACCGGCATGCAGCGCGTCACGTTCAAGCTGGAGTTTTACGAAGCGCTGCTCAAGCACATCAAGAAGCTGCACAAAGCGGGTGAGAACCTGATCCTGACCGGCGATTTCAACACCGCCTACGCCGAAATTGACCTGGCCCGCCCCAAGGACAACCAAAAAACCTCCGGCTTCATGCCCGAGGAGCGCGCCATGCTGGGTAGCTACTTTGAGGCCGGGCTGGTGGATAGCTTTCGCCACCTGTATCCCGATAAGCAGCAGTTCAGTTGGTGGACGGCGCGCTTCCCCAGCGCACGCCTCAACAACATCGGCTGGCGCCTGGATTACTTCCTCGTCTCGCAGCCCCTGCTCAAAAGGGTTAAGGACGTTACGATCTTTAGCGAGGTTACCGGCTCTGACCACTGCCCGGTGATGCTGGAGCTCAAATAA
- a CDS encoding cytochrome P450, producing MINTETVSSTPSPLPTPPMLKGGLPYLGHALEFYRDPENFFRRGYQQHGSVFGIKLLGQPMAILVGPQEQSFFFKSTDKELDMEKPYQFLAAIFGRIAFLAPHETYMRQRPILHSLFTRDQMTSYLPIMSRTITHWLAGLGERGEIELTEAMTHLVKEVAGRCFLGDEVHEHLEASGFWDQYDALSASLDPLLYKLPLPKFYRRDQAKKKMRAILQPLIDARRANPKPDGFQYFLDQPDGSGAPLPDDIVASFFSALLFAGHETTAGQSAWSVIHLIENKAYQAQVREEIDRVLGDSDEVNHVHMREIKRINAAVQETGRLRPSAETLIREVKQDIELDGYRIPAGWFAMTSTAAAHFLPEFFSDPYRYDPTRFSEKGEGRGFELLTFGGGLHKCTGMNFARTEMAIIVALLFRAYDLELVTPFEQIGVNRGGSSKPSPVMVRYQKRQR from the coding sequence ATGATCAATACGGAAACCGTATCCTCCACCCCTTCGCCATTGCCCACTCCGCCGATGCTCAAAGGCGGCCTGCCCTACCTCGGCCACGCGTTGGAGTTTTACCGTGACCCCGAGAATTTCTTCCGTCGTGGCTACCAGCAGCACGGCAGCGTCTTCGGCATAAAGCTGCTCGGCCAGCCGATGGCCATCCTGGTCGGCCCGCAGGAACAATCCTTCTTCTTCAAGAGCACGGATAAAGAGCTGGATATGGAGAAGCCCTACCAGTTCCTGGCGGCCATCTTCGGGCGCATTGCCTTCCTGGCGCCGCACGAAACCTACATGCGCCAGCGCCCGATCCTGCACAGCCTGTTCACGCGCGATCAGATGACCAGCTACCTGCCGATCATGAGCCGCACCATCACACACTGGCTCGCTGGCCTGGGTGAACGCGGCGAGATCGAGCTCACCGAAGCCATGACCCACCTGGTGAAAGAGGTGGCCGGGCGCTGCTTCCTGGGCGATGAGGTACATGAGCACCTCGAAGCCAGCGGCTTTTGGGATCAGTACGATGCACTGAGCGCCTCGCTCGACCCGCTACTCTACAAGCTGCCGTTGCCTAAGTTCTACCGTCGCGATCAGGCCAAGAAAAAGATGCGCGCCATCCTGCAACCGCTGATCGATGCGCGCCGCGCCAACCCCAAGCCCGATGGCTTCCAATACTTCCTCGATCAGCCGGATGGCTCCGGCGCCCCGCTGCCAGATGACATTGTGGCCAGTTTCTTCTCGGCGCTGCTGTTTGCCGGCCACGAAACCACCGCCGGGCAGAGCGCCTGGTCGGTCATTCACCTGATCGAGAACAAGGCCTACCAGGCCCAGGTGCGCGAAGAGATCGATCGCGTGCTGGGTGACAGCGACGAAGTCAACCATGTGCACATGCGCGAGATCAAGCGCATCAACGCCGCCGTGCAGGAGACCGGGCGCCTGCGCCCCTCGGCCGAGACGCTGATCCGCGAGGTCAAGCAAGATATCGAGCTGGACGGCTACCGTATCCCGGCGGGCTGGTTCGCCATGACCTCAACCGCCGCGGCGCATTTCCTACCCGAATTCTTCAGTGATCCGTATCGCTACGACCCCACGCGCTTCTCCGAAAAAGGCGAAGGCCGCGGCTTCGAACTGCTGACTTTCGGCGGCGGGCTGCACAAGTGCACCGGCATGAACTTTGCCCGCACTGAGATGGCCATCATCGTCGCCCTGCTGTTCCGCGCCTATGATCTGGAGTTGGTAACCCCCTTCGAGCAGATCGGCGTCAACCGCGGCGGCTCCAGCAAGCCCTCGCCGGTGATGGTGCGTTACCAAAAGCGCCAGCGCTAA